The Brasilonema sennae CENA114 genome includes a region encoding these proteins:
- a CDS encoding CHAT domain-containing protein, whose amino-acid sequence MKMWRIGNWLRNVAIQLREALNLTPQPFSLVGKGENSKPLKKQEEEWKRGLQSLGEEELQEYFQFLEEVLRVTAESEGDAQVVYPLLVENTQYLNLNLAEVLRRWMTNKLAEVETDEAQSFAVDIFNFSNRIQEFPLGDKASNMEIAIAGYEVVSTVFTRQSFPQDWATTQNNLAAAYRNRIHGEKAENLERAIASYTAALEVRTRESFPQQWAMTQNNLATAYSDRIRGEKAENLESAIASYSAALEVRTRESFPQQWAMTQNNLATAYSDRIRGEKAENLESAIASYSAALEVRTRESFPQQWAMTQNNLATAYSDRIRGEKAENLESAIASYSAALEVRTRESFPQQWAMTQNNLATAYSDRIRGEKAENLESAIASYSAALEVRTRESFPQQWAMTQNNLATAYSDRIRGEKAENLESAIASYSAALEVRTRESFPQNHADTAFNFGLAYIDAERFADAYNIFQSAIDAVEFLRGEIVSGDEIKQKHAEEWNSLYRRMVEVCLELGYDDQAVEYIERSKTRNLVEVIASQKRSQPLQELDQKIAEEKRRLETVENPDTTHLNELRQQREELIGQVIPLKHIRFAQIQELVDERTAILQWYIFDDCFRVFIITRNNQQPIIWQSSLQDLEDLQNWKDEYLKTYTTKKPLWRYQLATKLSKLAEILHINDILNLIPSSCQALILVPHRYLHLLPLHALPISGEGESYLLDNFSGGVRYAPSCQLLKLATSGNPSLLPTRKSFPLLNKERDARQGRVRFPLLGNERDARQGRVRFPGEESRSLFAIQDPNENLIYTNIEVKTISHDFQPTTVIEKSNATKQALLQAESFSHAQVVHFSCHGYFDINSPVDSAIALAGCVSVIPADADSGDSTINSNQRYRKLANGNAIDLEKCLTLPDIFNLSLPECRLVTLSACETGLTSPNSTSDEYIGLPSGFLKAGSSSIVSSLWSVDDLATTLLMIRFYDNQDSLPIAQALCEAQCWLRDSTQAEIIQWTQKHSKINEQHKHTILQYLQEWYQPERKPFCKPESWAGFCAIGC is encoded by the coding sequence ATGAAAATGTGGAGAATAGGAAATTGGTTGAGAAATGTGGCGATTCAGTTGAGGGAAGCGTTGAACCTAACCCCCCAACCCTTTTCCCTAGTAGGGAAGGGGGAGAATTCAAAGCCTCTCAAAAAGCAGGAGGAGGAATGGAAGCGAGGTTTGCAATCTCTGGGTGAAGAGGAGTTACAGGAATATTTCCAATTTTTGGAGGAGGTACTGCGAGTAACAGCAGAAAGCGAAGGTGACGCGCAGGTAGTTTACCCGTTGCTGGTAGAAAACACACAATATCTCAATCTGAATTTAGCGGAAGTCTTGCGGCGTTGGATGACAAATAAGCTGGCGGAAGTTGAGACAGATGAAGCACAATCCTTCGCTGTAGATATTTTCAATTTTAGTAATCGAATTCAGGAATTCCCCTTGGGTGACAAAGCCAGCAACATGGAAATTGCAATCGCTGGTTATGAAGTTGTGTCAACCGTGTTCACCCGCCAAAGCTTTCCCCAAGATTGGGCGACGACGCAAAATAATCTCGCGGCTGCTTACCGTAACAGAATACACGGGGAGAAAGCAGAGAATCTCGAACGTGCGATCGCTTCTTACACTGCAGCTTTGGAAGTAAGAACCCGCGAAAGCTTTCCCCAACAATGGGCGATGACGCAAAATAATCTCGCGACTGCTTACTCTGACAGAATACGCGGGGAGAAAGCAGAGAATCTTGAGAGTGCGATCGCTTCTTACTCTGCTGCTTTGGAAGTAAGAACCCGCGAAAGCTTTCCCCAACAATGGGCGATGACGCAAAATAATCTCGCGACTGCTTACTCTGACAGAATACGCGGGGAGAAAGCAGAGAATCTTGAGAGTGCGATCGCTTCTTACTCTGCTGCTTTGGAAGTAAGAACCCGCGAAAGCTTTCCCCAACAATGGGCGATGACGCAAAATAATCTCGCGACTGCTTACTCTGACAGAATACGCGGGGAGAAAGCAGAGAATCTTGAGAGTGCGATCGCTTCTTACTCTGCTGCTTTGGAAGTAAGAACCCGCGAAAGCTTTCCCCAACAATGGGCGATGACGCAAAATAATCTCGCGACTGCTTACTCTGACAGAATACGCGGGGAGAAAGCAGAGAATCTTGAGAGTGCGATCGCTTCTTACTCTGCTGCTTTGGAAGTAAGAACCCGCGAAAGCTTTCCCCAACAATGGGCGATGACGCAAAATAATCTCGCGACTGCTTACTCTGACAGAATACGCGGGGAGAAAGCAGAGAATCTTGAGAGTGCGATCGCTTCTTACTCTGCTGCTTTGGAAGTAAGAACCCGCGAAAGCTTTCCCCAAAACCATGCTGATACTGCGTTTAATTTCGGTTTAGCTTACATTGATGCTGAACGGTTTGCGGATGCTTACAACATTTTTCAATCTGCCATCGACGCTGTAGAATTTCTGCGGGGTGAAATTGTCTCTGGTGATGAAATCAAACAAAAACACGCGGAAGAATGGAACTCGCTTTATCGCCGCATGGTGGAAGTGTGCCTGGAATTAGGATACGACGATCAGGCAGTGGAATATATTGAGCGTAGCAAAACGCGTAACTTGGTGGAAGTGATAGCAAGTCAAAAGCGTTCTCAGCCATTGCAAGAACTCGATCAAAAAATTGCTGAAGAAAAGCGTCGTCTAGAAACAGTAGAAAACCCAGATACAACACACCTCAACGAACTCCGTCAACAACGAGAAGAGTTGATCGGGCAAGTCATCCCCTTGAAACACATCCGCTTTGCCCAAATTCAAGAACTTGTGGATGAGCGCACTGCTATTTTGCAATGGTATATTTTTGATGATTGCTTTCGCGTTTTTATCATCACCCGCAACAATCAACAGCCGATAATTTGGCAATCTTCACTGCAAGATTTAGAAGATTTACAGAATTGGAAAGATGAGTATTTAAAAACTTACACTACAAAGAAACCACTCTGGCGATATCAACTCGCTACCAAACTGAGCAAGTTAGCTGAGATTCTACATATTAATGATATTCTCAACCTGATACCATCTTCTTGCCAAGCTTTAATTCTTGTACCTCATCGCTACCTGCATTTGTTACCGCTTCATGCTTTACCCATTTCGGGAGAAGGGGAGAGTTATCTTTTGGATAACTTTTCTGGTGGGGTGAGATATGCGCCTAGTTGTCAGTTGTTGAAATTAGCCACATCTGGGAACCCCTCGCTTTTACCTACGCGAAAATCTTTCCCTCTCCTTAATAAGGAGAGGGATGCCCGACAGGGCAGGGTGAGGTTCCCTCTGCTTGGTAACGAGAGGGATGCCCGACAGGGCAGGGTGAGGTTTCCAGGTGAGGAGTCACGTTCTTTATTCGCCATCCAAGATCCCAACGAGAACCTGATTTATACCAATATAGAAGTCAAAACAATTTCGCATGACTTCCAGCCAACCACTGTTATAGAAAAAAGCAACGCTACGAAACAAGCTTTATTGCAAGCAGAGAGTTTCTCTCACGCCCAAGTTGTTCACTTTTCTTGTCATGGCTACTTTGATATCAATTCGCCTGTGGATTCGGCGATAGCTTTAGCAGGTTGCGTCTCTGTCATTCCCGCCGATGCTGATTCTGGTGACTCTACTATTAACTCTAATCAACGCTATCGCAAATTAGCAAATGGTAATGCCATTGATTTAGAAAAATGCTTGACTCTACCTGACATCTTTAATCTCAGTTTACCAGAATGTCGCCTCGTCACTCTGTCTGCTTGTGAAACTGGGCTAACAAGTCCCAACAGCACCAGCGATGAGTATATCGGTTTACCGAGTGGTTTTCTTAAAGCAGGCAGTTCTAGTATAGTCAGCAGTTTGTGGTCGGTGGATGACTTAGCAACTACCTTATTAATGATTCGATTTTACGACAATCAGGACTCCCTGCCAATTGCTCAAGCACTTTGTGAGGCGCAGTGCTGGTTACGCGACTCAACTCAAGCCGAAATCATACAATGGACTCAAAAGCACTCAAAAATCAATGAACAACACAAGCACACAATTTTGCAGTATCTACAAGAATGGTATCAGCCTGAGCGCAAACCCTTTTGCAAACCGGAGTCTTGGGCTGGTTTCTGCGCGATTGGGTGTTAA